One stretch of Cervus canadensis isolate Bull #8, Minnesota chromosome 5, ASM1932006v1, whole genome shotgun sequence DNA includes these proteins:
- the CYS1 gene encoding cystin-1 translates to MGSGSSRSGRALRRLRSPDSRPAGPGGAAPEGGTGPPVSAPAVAAAGEEAPEAAAGTDPGPAAPPDGGDETLRLLDQLLAESAGWGPAELAPRGPALPKPAAGAGSPVSPKQRAEDHPEGSHVSEAPGSCHKKPERQSAITYDYSEEELMASIEREYCC, encoded by the exons ATGGGCAGCGGCAGCAGCCGGAGCGGCCGCGCCCTGCGGCGTCTGCGCAGCCCCGACAGCCGGCCGGCGGGGCCCGGCGGGGCAGCCCCGGAGGGCGGGACGGGGCCGCCGGTTTCTGCGCCGGCGGTGGCAGCGGCCGGGGAGGAGGCCCCGGAGGCGGCGGCCGGGACCGATCCCGGCCCCGCGGCGCCCCCCGACGGCGGGGACGAGACCCTGCGTCTGCTGGACCAGCTGTTGGCCGAGTCGGCGGGCTGGGGCCCCGCGGAGCTGGCCCCGCGGGGCCCGGCGCTGCCCAAACCCGCAGCCGGCGCCGGGAGCCCG GTGTCCCCAAAGCAGAGAGCTGAAGACCACCCAGAGGGCAGCCATGTCTCTGA GGCCCCAGGCAGCTGCCACAAGAAGCCCGAGAGGCAGTCGGCTATCACATATGACTACTCCGAGGAGGAGCTGATGGCCAGCATTGAGCGGGAGTACTGCTGCTGA